GAGCCAACATCGACCCAGCCCTCCCTTGGACCCTACTGAACCCTAAGCACCCAAAGAACCTGACCCTAGCCCCAACCGCAAGCCACAACCCAGCTGTATGCACCGGCTGCGCAACCAGCGCGCCTGCATGTGTACTCTCGGGTTGAAGTCCTaacttgctaggactcctccccagccctcgactcgagtcctagcgtggctagtaCTCCTTTCTTGAACCCTCACGGACCCTAGCCAGCCCTGGTCCCAGCCGAGACCAAGCCTAGCCACCATACCCTCATAACCTGAGCCCTTGACACCAAACCTCAACTTTCAAATTCAGCTTGTGTTCTATCATGTTGTAGCGTTTTCCTGTGTTCCTAGGAcccttaaacttgtgtaaagaCATCCTTGATCAATACCCTAACCATGACATCCCCTTaacacatattaaacataatttttggATCGAAACACAAGAGTTTAACACATGTTCATGAATAGTCACGAAAATATAAGAAGTGTGGCTTGTTTTTCCATGCAATCTATGATCATACAAATACTATGGTGCGATAGATGATTGAAGGGAAgaatatggcatgcctttgcgtgtATAACATACGAATTATCGTTGACGagttgaagaacgacgacgagggaACGTTGGCATGAAAACCTTGACAAAAACCGATGCTTCCTCTTGAATTTCTTGTGGGTGCCGTGTGTTTGGTTGAGGGAAAGAGTTTTGAAAGTGTAGGAGAGTGGGGTGTGGGTTGAGTGTGAGTTATGGGGTGATTTTGCAtattaaaaagtaaataaaatactaacaaAAACTTAGACCCattaacaaaattaattatgCCTAAATAGTctattagtgcttaattaaaatatttttttaataaaatttgtgattttatcagccgggttgtcaaaacattcatatttttgttgaaaatccaacaacGATAAAAactacgtcccgacgtataaaattatctcaaaaatccttaatttcaaaaataagaaaaaatatcaaccatattttaaataatcaaaaacaattatttaataaaaacacttTACACTTTCcagtcatcggtctccgttcctcgatcgcaactggaataactttaaaaatacataataatgCAACCGtctagaaaattatattttaaacatgtcataatacacaacatatttaatttatgtaattaaaaaattaattgaaatacacaaaaaatttaataacttgtatgcatgtgaTACACATAAAACTTCAAATTTTCGAGAAGTTACACAAAAAATAGATCAGAAATAGAAAATATCCATTTTTCTTCTGAGGTTCTCAATCGTTGTTTATCTGATGAGAAAATAGAGAAAAAACCCATTTCTATCTGTACTGAGAACCCCATTCCTTGTTTACTTAAGAGGAGGAAAATGAAGCGAAAAAGAAAAACTATCCATTTTCCTGAAATCTATACTGATCACCCTGACCCAAGGAAAGATGGAGAGCATACAACGGAGGAGAAATCACAGATTGTTGTTGTTTCCCCTTATTTTGTCCCGAAATGCCCGAAGAAGGAAGATTCCGGAGTTCGTGTTAAAACTAAGCGAGAAAAGACGAGTAACATTACCCATTTTTCTGATTCCTATACCGATGATGCTGGCCCTTGTTTATTTGAGAAGAAAAAGAGGGAAAGGAGAGAGCACCTGATGAAGGAGAAATCAGATGTCGTTTCCCATGATTTTACCCCGAAATGTCTGAAGGAAGAAGATCCAGGAAGTGGGTTTCCAGTTTGTGTTAAATCTAAGcgagaaaagaagagaaaggATGAAGATAATACTCATTTTTCTGAAATCTGTACTGATGGCCCCGACCCCAGCTTACTTGAGAATGAGAAGAAGAAAAGGATGAGGAAAAATCGAGAAAATCCAATGACGAAAGAATCAGAAATTGTTGTTTCGCCTTATTTTGGCGCACAAGATTCGGGAAATGGGTTTCCACTTTGTGTTAAGACTAAGGGAAAGATGAAAAGAAAAGTTGAAGATACTAGTGCTAAAGAATATACTAGCGTTGGACTCAGGAAGAGAGTGGCGCTGGAGTCTGGGTTTCTGGATTCATTCAGTGTCGAACACCGTGCAAGTGCTGTGGACAAAGCAATGCATGAGGCTTGGTTGGATGATTTCTTTTCACAGTTTGCTTATACTGGTGGGACCAAATCTTGTGATTTGCAGTGTAATACGAGCGGAAAGAATGTTAACAAGTGTAATTTGGGTGCTGAGGGTAAAATGAAGTTAAGTAATGCCGGAAAGGGTATTTGGGACAAGGGTCGAGTAGTTTCTCCTTATTTTGTGAAGGAAGCTAAGGCTGATTTGATTAAACAGGGACAAAAGAAGGAATGTGTCTCTGTAAGAAAAGTTTCTCCCTATTTTTCCAGCTCCGAGCAAGAGGATGTGCATTTGGGCAAGGTGAAAACCGAAGGTCAAAAGCCAAAAAGAAAGACATCAAGCCCTTCTCTTACTAAAGCCGAGAAGAGAGACGAGGCATATAGAAGAATAACTCAAGATATCACTTGGAAGCCTCCACTGCTGAAAGAAAAACTTATCCAACATGATCATGCCTCTGATCCTTGGAGGGTTTTGGTCATATGCATGCTTTTGAACAAGACTGGTGGCCTGCAGGTTAGTTCTTATGTTATCTCTTATCATCATTTTAGCTACCTTGATTAATTCATTTGAGCTGTAATGTTTTACCAATGTTAAGTTTACTGGAAAAACACATGCGCCCGTATCTGGTGTTTTTGTACCAGGAGCATTCATGGTGCAATATAGAATGACATGGTGATTATATTTGTGTTATAACTTACTGTTAGACTGCGAGATCATATATAAGATGAGATGGTGCACCAAAACCAACTTAGTTTCAATACACATGACAAGTAGGAAGTTGAGATTTTGAATATTTGTCCATATGCCATACAGAAAGACTGTTAATTCAGGTCCATTTTCTAACAATTTACGCTGAACCAAACTGAGATTCATGGTGAAAATTTCctacataaaaaataatgtaatattgaataatttttctttaaatgaagCTATATATTATGCGGCAATCAACTGTGAGTtacatttttattaatttctgaCCGAATTAATCATGTTTGTGGGATATTTTTATATCATGATCGCACTGATTGCAGTGAACTGTATTTTAGCTTAAGAAAATTCTATCCGATTTTTTCAATCTCTGTCCAAATGCCAAGAGAGCTACAGAGATTCCAGCAGGGGACATCGAAAATGTTATAAGAACTTTAGGCTTACAAAGGAAGAGGTCTGTGGCAATTCAGCGATTGTCAAGGGAATATCTGGAAGAGAGCTGGACTCATGTAACTGATCTCACGGGCATGGGCAAGTGAGTTCGATTTAATTTAGTGATGGATATAAATTATACGATCTTCTTTGCCAAAAACGCAATGTAATATTGTATTTTCTAACTGGTCAGATACGCAGCTGATGCATATGCAATATTTTGTACGGGGAAGTGGGAACGTGTGAGACCATCCGATAAAGAGCTGGTTAGATACTGGAGATACCTCCGTGCTCACTTTTCTTCAAAGGGAATTTTAAGTGATCCATAACTTATTCGTGAGGTTATTTACTCTTGAATTTTCCACGTCCTTTTTGTGATCCACATACATGCGAGGATGTCTTCAATAATCTTATCAAGCATGCTTCTTTGATGTGTGAATCATCATTTGAAGTTCTATTTATGCCTACAAGGCTTAGTATGCTTTCCTTTTACCATCTGAAGTTTGATAAATTTAATGCTTTTATGCAATTTATTAGTTTGTAAAGATTTTTGTTTTGTTAGATATTGGAGATACCTTCATGATGACTTTTCTTCAAAGAGAACTTCAAGTGATCCATAACTTATTAGAGAAGTTGTTTACTCTTGAATTTACCATGTCTTTTTTTGTGATCTTCATGCGAGGATGTCTTAAATAATCTTATCAAGCATGCTTCTTTGATGCGTGAATCATCGTTTGAAGTTATATTTACGCCTACAAGGCTTAGTATGCTTTCCTCCTACCATCTGTGTCAAAATATATGGAGAAAGCAATTTTCTGTATTGAAGATTCTAAATCTCACAAATACAAGAGAATAGTCACAAAGCCTATTTATACTAGAAAAGTCAACAATAAAAGAAAGTGTGAAAGTGTGGGAGAGGGAAAAAACGTGTTTCTAAAAACCAGCACtcaacactccccctcaagCCTTGTGTAGATTTCGAACACCAGCTTGGAAATGAGATACACATGTTGGTTTTCGTTCAAACCTTTGGTAAAGGCATCTGCCAACTGCTGGTTTGTTGGAACATAGCTATCTGAAATAGCTCTGTTCTTGATCTTCTCACGAACTAAGTGACAATCGATTTCTATGTGTTTGGTTCGTTCATGATACATGGGATTTGCAGCTATATGCATCATTGCCTCATTGTCACATTGCAATACTACTGGAGTCGGTATGTTTGCTCCCATGTCTTTGTAAATCCCAAGAATCCAAACAATCTCACAGGTAGTGTTTGCCATGGATCTGTACTCAGCTTCTGCCGAGGACCTTGAGATTGTGCTCTGTTTCTTGGTCCGCCATGATATCAAGGAGTTTCCAACTTTGATACAGTAACTAGTTAGAGATCGCTTAGTCATCGGCAAACTAGCCCAATCCGTATCACAATATGCTGAGTATTAGAGTGGGTGCccagcaagccaacttgtggctcgggcttttattgactctaatgttaaacaatctttattttagtaatattttacgatttcattcgattatgacattatacttcATCTgcatacccatgcaagctgcatagataaagtccttaaatatacaataggtaccatgaggtctgcgtcgcaacgtaagatcatggaaCTCATTaagaagtgtaccgtatattctaaacaggttcctagtcaaatcagccgcctaaaacaaggatagaggacgcttgagtttgagactagcatctgtgatgtaaacgccatgtttcattggcaagggcatgtaGATGTCCATTCGCatagatgggtgatcatatgatgatgaacaaccctctctcggactatccaagtggttctcacttatcgagtggaatagtccgcagttatggttgtacaccatgaGTCATTTGACCCGAGACAATGTAGAGGCTATATGTACTAGCATACACTTTGAtctgtttaccgactccattgagggtcattaGGTGAcaaggttgggtgtagtttcgaaatacataggagcaaatgcattgtagtcggagattcaccgttcgcctacgggtgGAGATATCCTTCTgatatgatgagttaatagtgcaaggagtcgctggtcagagcaagaaatgtgctttagggaaagttgttttcctagttgcacataccatgacaccgttagtactcaaagataaatggCATTGCTATCGAATTCATATGGGATTCTCGATATATCAATGGTTGCAggttcgatcgggatatatgtgctgaagggaccgtactgtacgctaaccatgactaaagatttttgcagacactatcaatgatatctaggggatcatggtgcgatgctactagacgctgttaccatgatccgatgggtgaaATCAGAAATGacttctgacattcttgatcaagatgttgatgaaaagaatggggctaactagggcaAGCTcgagaataaatgttattctgaatcacatggagatgtgaacccacggttagctgtatccctgaactattgaggtcacacaagtatcggattctgtgttctcgttgagaaagtcagactatagtttgatggagattaAACAAGATGCTTGTAAAAGAGTTTATGAGCAAATTCCATAAGATGGAAGAAATAGAAGTTAGCTTGATTACCaattaaggaaggagagtgaaaCTGTCAGTTTAGTTaatgttttgtgaaggagttcactaaactgGCAGTCG
This window of the Primulina tabacum isolate GXHZ01 chromosome 12, ASM2559414v2, whole genome shotgun sequence genome carries:
- the LOC142521017 gene encoding uncharacterized protein LOC142521017 isoform X2, with the protein product MKRKRKTIHFPEIYTDHPDPRKDGEHTTEEKSQIVVVSPYFVPKCPKKEDSGVRVKTKREKTSNITHFSDSYTDDAGPCLFEKKKRERREHLMKEKSDVVSHDFTPKCLKEEDPGSGFPVCVKSKREKKRKDEDNTHFSEICTDGPDPSLLENEKKKRMRKNRENPMTKESEIVVSPYFGAQDSGNGFPLCVKTKGKMKRKVEDTSAKEYTSVGLRKRVALESGFLDSFSVEHRASAVDKAMHEAWLDDFFSQFAYTGGTKSCDLQCNTSGKNVNKCNLGAEGKMKLSNAGKGIWDKGRVVSPYFVKEAKADLIKQGQKKECVSVRKVSPYFSSSEQEDVHLGKVKTEGQKPKRKTSSPSLTKAEKRDEAYRRITQDITWKPPLLKEKLIQHDHASDPWRVLVICMLLNKTGGLQLKKILSDFFNLCPNAKRATEIPAGDIENVIRTLGLQRKRSVAIQRLSREYLEESWTHVTDLTGMGKYAADAYAIFCTGKWERVRPSDKELEQA
- the LOC142521017 gene encoding uncharacterized protein LOC142521017 isoform X1, with amino-acid sequence MKRKRKTIHFPEIYTDHPDPRKDGEHTTEEKSQIVVVSPYFVPKCPKKEDSGVRVKTKREKTSNITHFSDSYTDDAGPCLFEKKKRERREHLMKEKSDVVSHDFTPKCLKEEDPGSGFPVCVKSKREKKRKDEDNTHFSEICTDGPDPSLLENEKKKRMRKNRENPMTKESEIVVSPYFGAQDSGNGFPLCVKTKGKMKRKVEDTSAKEYTSVGLRKRVALESGFLDSFSVEHRASAVDKAMHEAWLDDFFSQFAYTGGTKSCDLQCNTSGKNVNKCNLGAEGKMKLSNAGKGIWDKGRVVSPYFVKEAKADLIKQGQKKECVSVRKVSPYFSSSEQEDVHLGKVKTEGQKPKRKTSSPSLTKAEKRDEAYRRITQDITWKPPLLKEKLIQHDHASDPWRVLVICMLLNKTGGLQLKKILSDFFNLCPNAKRATEIPAGDIENVIRTLGLQRKRSVAIQRLSREYLEESWTHVTDLTGMGKYAADAYAIFCTGKWERVRPSDKELVRYWRYLRAHFSSKGILSDP
- the LOC142521017 gene encoding uncharacterized protein LOC142521017 isoform X3, coding for MKRKRKTIHFPEIYTDHPDPRKDGEHTTEEKSQIVVVSPYFVPKCPKKEDSGVRVKTKREKTSNITHFSDSYTDDAGPCLFEKKKRERREHLMKEKSDVVSHDFTPKCLKEEDPGSGFPVCVKSKREKKRKDEDNTHFSEICTDGPDPSLLENEKKKRMRKNRENPMTKESEIVVSPYFGAQDSGNGFPLCVKTKGKMKRKVEDTSAKEYTSVGLRKRVALESGFLDSFSVEHRASAVDKAMHEAWLDDFFSQFAYTGGTKSCDLQCNTSGKNVNKCNLGAEGKMKLSNAGKGIWDKGRVVSPYFVKEAKADLIKQGQKKECVSVRKVSPYFSSSEQEDVHLGKVKTEGQKPKRKTSSPSLTKAEKRDEAYRRITQDITWKPPLLKEKLIQHDHASDPWRVLVICMLLNKTGGLQEHSWCNIE